Below is a window of Chloroflexota bacterium DNA.
TAAAATACTGAATAAAACCGGCGAGTTCCCGACCTATCTGGCGATTTACGAATTTGAAAGCCTGTCTGAACATCAGGCATATACAGACAGTAAGGAACTGGCTGCCGCCAGGGCCGAGATGAGTGAGACCTGGAAGAAAGGTGGATGGGAAATCAAGTCGCGCATGCAGTATGAGGAAATGAAGACCTGGGAAAGGTAAAATACTTACTTTTCTTTCTCAGCTTTGGAGGCTCGCTTGCCTCCGAAGCTAACCGAATGTTAGAATAATATTTGTTTGTTAAACGTATGGGCCGCTAGCTCAACTGGCAGAGCAGCTGACTCTTAATCAGAGACCAGATGTTCCACTCAGTTCCGCCAGATACGATTTGGTAGTGTCCTGTCGATGACCCTGCGTCAGTTTGTATCTGGCTGTGCCACTCTGTGCCGGGTGGTGCTAACCAGTATGGTGGCGAAATGGTGGCAAAAATGGAAGACCGTTACGCTACAGTTCGGCATGCTTTAGCGGCTCCGCGGTGGTTAATCCTTGAACAACCCTCTGGGCAACGGTGGATGCGGCGGCAGAGCCGGCAAGAAATCAGACGGCTTCCATCCTGACGAAGATGGTTCACTAGGCTGCTCGGCTTTTCTGACGGCAGGTGTTGGTAAATACGCTGGAGCCGCCTCGAATTTTGCATTT
It encodes the following:
- a CDS encoding EthD family reductase; this encodes MAKVINMVSTECQPEVEEEFNKWYDEVHIPLLFKFKGMKKVTRYKILNKTGEFPTYLAIYEFESLSEHQAYTDSKELAAARAEMSETWKKGGWEIKSRMQYEEMKTWER